A stretch of candidate division KSB1 bacterium DNA encodes these proteins:
- a CDS encoding undecaprenyl/decaprenyl-phosphate alpha-N-acetylglucosaminyl 1-phosphate transferase, whose product MTPWIGLAGCSLLIALSATPLCRRLAIRLGILARHNHRTIHSGRISKLGGAALFVAVVVPALVLALAPGLWTRELTGVLLASTVLFLVGAVDDVRGLGCNLKLLLQSSGALLLVAFGFKIETLVLPGIGSLSLGWASLPFTLLWIVGITNAINLIDGLDGLAVGVALSAIALAGGLAFAHGEWTVVTVAALLIASLLGFLPYNLHPASIFMGDSGSLFLGLLVAWITAAGARIGPGKVMILLPLLSLALPVTDTLWAIIRRVRRGIHPFVADREHIHHRLLNAGLSHGTASLLLSAGSLALAVAALLLAGRWESSLPPLLSSCLAP is encoded by the coding sequence ATGACGCCTTGGATAGGCTTAGCCGGCTGTTCGCTGCTCATTGCGTTGAGTGCCACACCGTTGTGTCGGCGGCTGGCGATCCGCCTTGGCATCCTGGCCCGCCACAACCACAGGACCATTCACTCCGGCAGAATCTCCAAGCTGGGAGGCGCGGCCCTTTTTGTAGCCGTGGTGGTCCCGGCGCTCGTTTTGGCCTTGGCGCCAGGGCTGTGGACAAGAGAGCTCACCGGTGTGCTGCTGGCGAGCACAGTGCTCTTCCTGGTGGGCGCCGTTGATGATGTGCGCGGTCTGGGCTGCAACTTGAAGCTCCTTTTGCAGTCCTCAGGCGCTTTGCTGCTGGTGGCATTCGGCTTCAAGATCGAAACCTTGGTGCTGCCAGGCATAGGCAGCCTTTCCCTCGGCTGGGCCAGTCTCCCGTTCACCCTGCTGTGGATTGTGGGCATTACCAACGCCATCAACCTCATCGATGGCCTGGACGGCCTAGCTGTGGGCGTGGCCTTGTCCGCCATCGCCTTAGCGGGCGGCCTGGCCTTCGCCCATGGCGAATGGACGGTGGTGACTGTGGCCGCGCTGCTAATTGCGTCGCTGCTGGGCTTTTTGCCCTACAACCTCCACCCGGCCTCCATTTTCATGGGGGATTCGGGGAGCCTGTTCTTGGGACTACTGGTTGCTTGGATCACCGCGGCAGGCGCACGCATCGGGCCCGGAAAGGTGATGATCCTCCTTCCTCTCCTCTCCCTGGCCCTGCCGGTGACGGATACATTGTGGGCCATCATCAGGCGGGTGCGGCGTGGCATTCACCCTTTTGTTGCTGACCGCGAGCACATTCACCACCGCTTGCTCAATGCAGGCCTGTCGCACGGCACTGCCTCCCTTCTCCTGTCGGCGGGCAGCTTAGCGCTGGCGGTGGCGGCGTTGCTGCTGGCAGGCAGGTGGGAATCGTCGCTTCCTCCCCTCCTTTCCTCCTGCCTTGCTCCCTGA